Proteins from one Desulfonema limicola genomic window:
- a CDS encoding LysE family transporter: MELLTIFSTSFVLALSGAVMPGPLFTVTVSESSIRGFWAGPLLIAGHGILELVLVIGLMLGLAPFLNQKEFFAAAAMAGSVILMWMAWGMFRSLGSLSLENSGGVRTGRNLVFSGALLSIVNPYWTIWWASIGLGYVLHSMEAGKWGVFVFFWGHILGDLFWYSAVSAAVYRGRSLLSDRAYQCLIGACAVFLAVFSCLFAYSGFKKFIA, encoded by the coding sequence ATGGAATTATTAACGATATTTTCAACGTCTTTTGTATTAGCCCTTTCAGGGGCTGTGATGCCTGGCCCTTTATTTACTGTAACTGTAAGTGAAAGTTCAATAAGAGGTTTTTGGGCCGGCCCGCTTCTCATTGCAGGACATGGAATTCTTGAGCTGGTTCTTGTAATAGGGCTTATGCTTGGCCTTGCTCCCTTTCTTAATCAAAAGGAGTTTTTTGCTGCTGCAGCAATGGCAGGTTCTGTAATTCTCATGTGGATGGCCTGGGGAATGTTCAGATCCCTGGGGTCTTTGAGCCTGGAAAACAGCGGAGGGGTGAGAACTGGCAGGAATCTTGTATTTTCAGGTGCCTTGCTGAGTATTGTAAATCCTTATTGGACTATCTGGTGGGCATCTATCGGCCTGGGCTATGTTTTGCATTCTATGGAAGCCGGCAAATGGGGGGTTTTTGTTTTTTTCTGGGGTCATATTCTGGGGGATTTGTTTTGGTATTCTGCTGTTTCAGCGGCTGTTTACAGGGGCAGGTCTTTGTTAAGTGATCGAGCTTATCAATGTTTAATTGGAGCTTGTGCTGTTTTTCTTGCTGTGTTTTCATGTTTGTTTGCTTATTCAGGATTCAAGAAGTTTATTGCATGA
- a CDS encoding metallophosphoesterase family protein: MFTFIHAADIHLDSPLRNLSQYEGAPVDALRGATRRAMENLVELAVSRKVDFVLISGDLYDGDWKDYNTGLYFVSQMSRLREADIQVCIITGNHDAASRMTRTIRVPDNVFVFPSSSAGTFKFDKIGAAVHGQSFSGPAVKKNLALAYPDIIEGYYNIGMLHTCATGREGHAPYAPCRVEELVLKGYDYWALGHVHQKEVLYENPFIVFPGNIQGRHIKETGAKGCMIVEADIMGGNTVVEFNALDVLRWEKAGVDISDIGDSYQVVENLCMELESLLEENQGVPLAVRVELYGRSAAHENFAARPMHWINQIRSAALDTGGGQIWIEKVNLGTGLPGKNTALPGGPVGEIMSYIDEFKSDKEMLACLGESLNPLIRKLPREMKEFSGIFQNKDPEWIAGVLDSIYPVLLDRLTGKGDIE, encoded by the coding sequence ATGTTTACCTTTATTCATGCAGCAGATATTCACCTGGACAGTCCCTTGAGAAATCTTTCACAATATGAGGGCGCTCCTGTGGATGCACTCAGAGGAGCAACCAGGCGTGCTATGGAAAATCTTGTTGAGCTTGCTGTTTCCAGAAAAGTTGATTTTGTGCTTATTTCCGGTGATTTATATGACGGAGACTGGAAGGATTATAATACAGGCTTATATTTTGTGTCCCAGATGTCCCGTCTCAGGGAAGCTGATATCCAGGTTTGTATTATTACCGGCAACCATGATGCAGCAAGCAGAATGACACGTACTATACGGGTGCCTGATAATGTTTTTGTTTTTCCTTCCAGTTCTGCCGGAACCTTTAAGTTTGACAAGATTGGGGCTGCTGTTCATGGTCAGAGCTTTTCAGGCCCTGCTGTTAAAAAAAATCTCGCATTAGCTTATCCTGATATTATCGAAGGATATTACAATATAGGAATGCTTCATACATGCGCAACAGGCAGGGAAGGACATGCGCCTTATGCTCCATGCCGGGTTGAGGAGCTTGTTTTAAAAGGTTATGATTATTGGGCACTGGGCCATGTTCATCAAAAAGAGGTTCTTTACGAAAATCCTTTTATTGTATTTCCAGGCAATATCCAGGGCCGGCATATAAAGGAGACAGGGGCTAAAGGGTGTATGATTGTTGAGGCAGATATTATGGGAGGAAATACTGTTGTTGAGTTTAATGCACTGGATGTGCTGCGCTGGGAAAAAGCAGGGGTTGACATCAGCGATATTGGAGACAGTTACCAGGTTGTTGAAAATCTGTGTATGGAACTGGAAAGTCTTTTAGAGGAAAACCAGGGGGTTCCTCTTGCTGTACGGGTTGAGCTTTACGGACGGTCTGCTGCACATGAGAATTTTGCAGCCAGGCCTATGCACTGGATAAACCAGATACGTTCTGCTGCTCTGGATACAGGAGGGGGACAGATATGGATAGAAAAGGTTAATCTTGGAACTGGTCTGCCTGGTAAAAATACAGCACTTCCAGGCGGACCAGTTGGTGAGATTATGAGTTATATTGATGAGTTTAAGTCTGATAAGGAGATGCTGGCCTGCCTGGGTGAAAGTTTAAATCCCCTTATAAGAAAGCTTCCCAGGGAAATGAAAGAGTTTTCTGGTATATTTCAAAATAAGGATCCTGAATGGATAGCAGGGGTTCTTGATTCTATATACCCTGTACTTCTTGACCGGCTTACAGGTAAGGGGGACATTGAATGA
- a CDS encoding AAA family ATPase, giving the protein MSDISPRETYEKIKNNIEMVIIGQSSAIRKLLASFVSGGHVLIEDYPGTGKTTLAKALALSVDFQYKRIQFTPDLLPSDILGVSIFDQKAGDFHFYKGPVFTNILLADEINRASPRTQSALLEAMAESQVSIDGNHYFLDDLFFVIATQNPVEFRGTYPLPEAQMDRFAISFSLGYVPPEQEVAIVSGFSCGNPLDRVLPCVSRHDVLNLKQYASQIRISEELKHYIVAIVRQTRITPGVELGASPRASLFLMKTAQALAVFDDMEFVTPEHIQEAAVSVIAHRMVMDPQARFSGETAQGVVEDILESLPVPV; this is encoded by the coding sequence ATGTCTGATATTTCCCCCAGGGAAACCTATGAAAAGATTAAAAACAATATTGAGATGGTTATTATAGGCCAGTCTTCTGCTATTCGTAAGCTTTTGGCTTCTTTTGTCAGCGGGGGTCATGTATTGATAGAGGATTATCCAGGAACAGGCAAGACGACTCTTGCAAAAGCTTTGGCTCTGTCTGTTGATTTTCAGTATAAGCGGATACAGTTTACCCCTGATCTGCTTCCTTCAGATATTCTTGGGGTTTCTATTTTTGATCAAAAAGCCGGAGATTTTCATTTTTATAAGGGGCCTGTTTTTACTAATATTCTTCTTGCTGATGAAATTAACCGAGCTTCACCCAGAACCCAGTCTGCACTGCTTGAAGCTATGGCAGAATCCCAGGTTAGTATTGATGGAAATCATTATTTTCTTGATGATCTTTTTTTTGTTATTGCTACCCAGAATCCAGTTGAATTCCGGGGTACTTATCCCCTTCCTGAAGCCCAGATGGACAGGTTTGCCATTAGTTTCAGCCTGGGTTATGTTCCCCCTGAGCAGGAGGTTGCCATTGTTTCAGGTTTTAGCTGTGGAAATCCTTTAGACCGGGTTTTGCCATGTGTTTCAAGACATGATGTTTTGAATTTAAAGCAGTATGCATCCCAGATACGAATCAGCGAAGAGCTTAAACATTATATTGTAGCTATTGTAAGACAGACAAGGATAACTCCAGGTGTAGAACTGGGAGCCAGTCCCAGAGCTTCGCTTTTCTTAATGAAAACAGCCCAGGCTCTTGCTGTGTTTGATGATATGGAGTTTGTAACACCTGAGCATATTCAGGAGGCTGCTGTTTCTGTTATTGCTCACAGGATGGTAATGGATCCCCAGGCCAGATTTTCAGGGGAAACTGCCCAGGGTGTGGTAGAAGATATTCTTGAATCCCTGCCGGTGCCGGTATGA
- a CDS encoding Uma2 family endonuclease: MNWQEVCNNPFLKDLPFKIELNEWDKIVMSPASNKHGFFQMKIGILLSRYIQSGEIISECSVETDKGVKVADAAWISDDFLKNHGYETPYKKAPEICIEILSPSNLNKEMNHKMKLYFDKGAKEVWFCNDDGEIWFNDPDGLIACSRIAPSFPGNLNLKISICSKIS; encoded by the coding sequence ATGAACTGGCAGGAAGTTTGCAATAATCCTTTTCTTAAAGACCTTCCATTTAAGATTGAACTCAATGAATGGGATAAAATTGTCATGTCTCCGGCTTCCAATAAACACGGCTTTTTTCAAATGAAAATCGGTATCTTACTCAGCCGATATATTCAAAGCGGTGAAATTATATCTGAATGTTCTGTTGAAACAGATAAAGGTGTTAAGGTTGCAGATGCAGCCTGGATTTCAGATGATTTTCTGAAAAATCATGGTTATGAAACGCCTTACAAAAAAGCTCCTGAAATCTGTATTGAAATATTATCTCCTTCAAATTTAAATAAAGAAATGAACCATAAAATGAAATTGTATTTTGATAAAGGTGCAAAAGAGGTCTGGTTTTGTAATGATGACGGGGAAATCTGGTTTAATGACCCTGACGGTTTGATTGCCTGTTCCCGCATAGCTCCCAGTTTTCCTGGTAATTTGAATCTTAAAATAAGTATCTGTTCAAAAATTTCATAA
- a CDS encoding YhaN family protein has product MRILELNLMAFGPFTNKLIDLNSGHYGLHIIYGPNEAGKSSALRALHQMLYGIPVRSLDAFIHPYTKLRIGGVLQKKNLETLEFIRRKGNANTVRKGDDSGIIADSKLGEFLGNVDEGLFAAMFGIDHQGLVRGGEEIIRGGGNMGQVLFAAGAGISDFRKIQAQLMEEADDLFKPAARNPLINAGILDFNQVRKSMKDAQLNDQEWAAHDRALREAEKRKAVLDAELAQKTGERSRLERIQGALPDIALLRELQEKHKLYANAVVLPGDFREQRIKAFEDLKVAQAQEKQAFQYLEEIKHNLEKLDVSYEILNQADNINALFQELGSVVKAERDKLRLEGLRSSMRADAREILKGLNKDIDLKEAGVLRLERRKIVQVHELGAQYERLITLHQGINEVIEKLCFYIEGIKKKLDSFEVLPDTSGLEQALEKARLYGDIEAHYQIQADEIRRAENLMYSILKKLPAENKTPQELESLEIPCFETIDSFEDQLKTAWDNLQKLEHEKNNLEKALVDLDGEIRQLGLAGRVPSDDDLQKAREMRNSGWALVRDFLEEGRGFQEDGAEDFVKAFAPAASLPDAFELSLRYSDDLSDRMRREASQSARKAGLLAERETKIKHLDFVNQRFTAAQRENEKIKDLWSGLWTQAGIVPLSPREMRGWAQNHAAFASQFFDLNEKTARAEQVKDLINRSRSEIAGILGKLDNSVSWTDLSLSSLVSRGLKIIDKFEKMRVRRSQIYADLEQRENELREAVMKKQKIEHDIDLWREKWAAAVSPLGLDKDAAPSQANAVIEDCNALFAKLKEAGVLDKRISSIERDSLEFDAKVMQMVRLQAPDLDDIPPRQAAAELNARLSKALKAKTEQEGLNKQARQEEKNLGTARGIIAGVYARLNIMCEQAGCESFEGLAGAEDCSNQRRMIESGLLECESRLRKLSAGVLLNEFIVDAESIDPDTIAPLTAGLSTEIDSLNLEKSQIDQIIGTERNELSKMNGSARAAELEENAQEILARLGTNVEYYACFKLASVVLSQAIERYREKNQGPILMRSNELFSHMTLGSFEGLRLEFNEKNEAVIAGVRSKTKEIVFVDGMSDGTADQLYLAVRLATLESWLEKNEPMPFIIDDILIKFDDKRAAATLEILAELSKKTQVIFFTHHHHLLELAQEHIAQDLLFTRSL; this is encoded by the coding sequence ATGAGAATCCTTGAGTTAAACCTGATGGCATTCGGACCTTTTACTAATAAACTTATAGATTTAAATAGTGGTCATTATGGACTGCACATTATTTATGGGCCCAATGAGGCTGGTAAAAGTTCTGCTCTCCGTGCCTTACATCAAATGCTTTATGGTATTCCTGTGAGGTCTTTGGATGCTTTTATCCATCCTTATACAAAACTGCGCATAGGGGGAGTGCTTCAAAAAAAGAACCTGGAAACTCTGGAGTTTATCCGGCGTAAAGGTAATGCTAATACTGTTCGCAAGGGTGATGATTCAGGGATTATAGCAGATTCAAAGCTTGGGGAATTTTTGGGTAACGTGGATGAAGGTCTTTTTGCTGCCATGTTTGGCATTGATCATCAGGGGCTGGTCAGGGGGGGAGAAGAGATTATAAGAGGCGGGGGTAATATGGGCCAGGTTCTTTTTGCTGCCGGAGCTGGTATTTCAGATTTTAGAAAGATCCAGGCTCAACTTATGGAAGAGGCTGACGATTTATTTAAGCCTGCTGCCAGAAATCCCCTGATTAATGCTGGAATTCTGGATTTTAATCAAGTCCGCAAATCTATGAAAGATGCCCAGTTAAATGACCAGGAATGGGCTGCCCATGACAGAGCTTTAAGGGAAGCTGAAAAACGGAAAGCAGTTCTGGATGCAGAATTGGCACAAAAAACAGGAGAGCGCAGCAGGCTTGAACGCATACAGGGTGCCCTTCCTGATATTGCCCTGTTAAGGGAGTTACAGGAAAAGCATAAATTATATGCCAATGCTGTTGTTCTTCCTGGAGATTTCAGGGAGCAGAGGATTAAGGCTTTTGAAGATTTAAAGGTTGCCCAGGCCCAGGAAAAGCAGGCTTTTCAGTATCTTGAAGAAATAAAACATAATCTTGAAAAGCTTGATGTTTCTTATGAGATTCTTAACCAGGCTGATAATATCAATGCTTTGTTCCAGGAGCTTGGAAGTGTTGTCAAGGCTGAACGGGATAAACTGAGACTTGAGGGTCTTCGCAGCAGTATGCGTGCAGATGCCAGGGAGATTCTTAAAGGTTTGAATAAGGATATTGATCTTAAAGAAGCAGGGGTGCTTCGGCTGGAGAGGCGTAAAATTGTCCAGGTTCATGAGCTTGGGGCACAGTATGAAAGACTTATAACCCTGCACCAGGGTATAAATGAAGTTATTGAAAAGCTTTGTTTTTATATTGAAGGAATTAAGAAAAAACTTGATTCTTTTGAGGTTCTTCCTGATACATCAGGGCTTGAGCAGGCTTTGGAAAAGGCAAGGCTTTATGGTGATATTGAAGCTCATTATCAAATCCAGGCTGACGAAATCCGCAGGGCTGAGAATCTAATGTATTCTATTTTAAAAAAGCTGCCGGCAGAAAATAAAACTCCCCAGGAGCTTGAGAGCCTGGAAATTCCTTGTTTTGAAACTATTGATTCTTTTGAAGACCAGTTAAAAACTGCATGGGATAACCTCCAGAAACTGGAACATGAGAAAAATAATCTTGAAAAAGCCCTGGTTGATCTTGATGGAGAAATCCGCCAGCTTGGACTTGCAGGCAGGGTGCCCTCGGATGATGATCTTCAAAAAGCAAGGGAAATGCGTAATTCAGGATGGGCTTTGGTTCGGGATTTTTTGGAGGAAGGCAGGGGTTTTCAAGAAGATGGTGCAGAGGATTTTGTTAAGGCTTTTGCTCCTGCTGCTAGTCTGCCTGATGCGTTTGAGCTGAGTCTCAGGTATTCTGATGATCTTTCAGACAGGATGCGCCGGGAGGCTAGTCAGTCAGCCAGAAAGGCAGGACTTTTGGCAGAACGGGAAACTAAGATAAAACACCTGGATTTTGTTAATCAAAGGTTTACTGCTGCTCAAAGGGAGAATGAGAAAATCAAGGATTTATGGTCAGGCTTATGGACCCAGGCCGGCATAGTTCCTTTATCACCCAGAGAAATGAGGGGATGGGCACAAAATCATGCAGCTTTTGCAAGCCAGTTTTTTGACCTTAATGAAAAAACTGCCAGGGCAGAGCAGGTTAAAGATTTGATTAACAGATCGCGCAGCGAGATTGCCGGGATACTGGGTAAGCTTGACAATTCGGTTTCATGGACTGATCTTTCTTTAAGTTCTCTTGTCAGCAGAGGTCTGAAGATTATAGACAAATTTGAAAAGATGAGAGTAAGGCGTTCACAGATATATGCTGATTTGGAGCAAAGGGAAAATGAGCTTAGGGAAGCCGTAATGAAGAAGCAGAAGATTGAGCATGATATTGATTTGTGGCGTGAAAAGTGGGCAGCAGCAGTCAGCCCCTTAGGTCTTGATAAGGATGCAGCACCTAGCCAGGCTAATGCTGTTATTGAGGATTGTAATGCTCTTTTTGCAAAGCTCAAGGAAGCAGGTGTTCTTGATAAACGAATCAGCAGTATTGAAAGAGACAGTCTGGAGTTTGACGCAAAGGTGATGCAGATGGTCAGGCTGCAGGCTCCTGATTTGGATGATATTCCTCCCAGGCAGGCTGCTGCTGAACTTAATGCAAGGCTGTCAAAAGCTTTAAAAGCAAAAACTGAGCAGGAAGGATTGAATAAACAGGCCAGGCAGGAAGAAAAGAATCTTGGAACTGCAAGAGGCATAATTGCAGGTGTCTATGCCAGGCTTAATATAATGTGCGAGCAGGCAGGATGTGAATCATTTGAGGGTCTTGCAGGTGCTGAGGATTGTTCTAACCAAAGGCGTATGATTGAATCCGGGCTGCTTGAATGTGAATCAAGGCTGAGAAAGCTGAGTGCCGGGGTTTTGTTAAACGAGTTTATTGTGGATGCTGAATCAATAGATCCTGATACCATTGCTCCTTTAACAGCCGGTCTTTCCACAGAGATTGATAGCTTGAACCTGGAAAAATCACAGATTGACCAGATTATTGGTACTGAAAGAAATGAGCTTTCAAAAATGAATGGAAGTGCAAGAGCAGCAGAACTGGAAGAAAATGCCCAGGAAATTCTTGCCAGGCTTGGAACCAATGTTGAGTATTATGCCTGTTTTAAGCTGGCATCAGTTGTGTTGAGCCAGGCAATAGAGCGTTACAGGGAAAAAAATCAGGGGCCTATACTTATGCGCTCTAATGAGTTATTTTCTCATATGACTCTGGGATCTTTTGAGGGGCTGCGATTGGAATTTAATGAAAAAAATGAGGCTGTTATAGCAGGTGTGCGGTCTAAGACAAAGGAGATTGTTTTTGTTGACGGCATGAGTGACGGTACTGCTGACCAGCTTTATCTGGCAGTCAGACTGGCAACCCTTGAGTCCTGGCTGGAAAAAAATGAACCTATGCCTTTTATTATTGATGATATACTTATTAAGTTTGATGATAAAAGAGCAGCAGCAACTCTTGAGATTTTGGCAGAACTGTCAAAAAAGACCCAGGTGATTTTTTTTACCCATCATCATCATTTGCTTGAGCTGGCACAAGAGCATATAGCTCAAGATTTATTGTTTACAAGGAGTCTTTAA
- a CDS encoding amidohydrolase family protein translates to MIIDFHTHIFSRQVREKREDYFPLEPAFKLLYNSHKAKLVSADETINMMDEQGVDKSVVFGFPWKDSDTFKRENDYVADMVQKYPDRLMGFCCFDAYSRDAGLETIRCLDNGLSGVGELAFYQSGIDESGRNALEPVMEICLDKDLPVMIHTNEPVGHMYPGKTPNTLAQIYKLVKKFPDNKIILAHWGGGIFFYNLLKKEVKESLKNVWYDTAASPFLYDVDIYPKAAELAGIDKILFGTDFPLLKPKRYFDDMQKSGISKADTDKICGINAEIFFNRTANI, encoded by the coding sequence ATGATTATTGACTTTCATACACATATCTTTTCCAGGCAGGTCCGTGAAAAAAGAGAAGATTATTTTCCTTTGGAACCAGCTTTCAAGCTTTTATACAACTCCCATAAAGCAAAACTTGTCAGTGCAGATGAAACTATTAACATGATGGATGAGCAGGGGGTGGATAAATCTGTGGTTTTTGGATTTCCCTGGAAGGATTCTGATACATTTAAAAGAGAAAATGATTATGTTGCAGACATGGTTCAAAAATATCCTGACCGGCTTATGGGTTTCTGCTGTTTTGATGCTTACAGCAGGGATGCGGGTCTTGAAACAATAAGATGCCTGGATAACGGGCTTTCAGGGGTTGGAGAACTTGCTTTTTATCAGTCTGGTATTGATGAGAGCGGGCGTAATGCCCTGGAACCTGTTATGGAAATATGTCTGGACAAGGATCTGCCTGTAATGATTCATACCAATGAACCAGTAGGGCATATGTATCCTGGAAAAACCCCTAATACCCTGGCACAAATATATAAACTTGTTAAAAAATTTCCTGACAACAAGATTATTCTGGCTCATTGGGGAGGGGGGATTTTTTTCTATAATCTGCTGAAAAAAGAAGTTAAAGAAAGCCTGAAAAATGTATGGTACGATACTGCAGCTTCACCTTTTTTATATGATGTTGATATTTATCCCAAAGCTGCAGAACTTGCAGGAATTGATAAAATCCTGTTTGGCACTGACTTCCCGCTGTTAAAGCCAAAGCGTTATTTTGACGATATGCAGAAATCAGGAATCTCAAAAGCAGACACAGATAAAATATGCGGCATTAACGCAGAAATATTTTTTAACAGAACTGCAAACATATAA
- a CDS encoding Swt1 family HEPN domain-containing protein: protein MPNNLAIIGYPRIGKSSLAKQAVIQKKECLLQENKIAIWIDFSGFSSREAFFKGLVRYSFENLKRSGKSIDDEVEKQAAEVLGKQKVWDDLKYDIEIYFEVLRSKGYYTIFILDEFDEARNKFDNNPEAFREMRHLGYDSEQYGIAFVTTSRRSIRDIEIQSKVSSTLDGIFGKEYLTAYNLQEIFEYYRLYEDIGINLSENQKKQIKYYCGGHPYLLASLGFEIVETFKEKKDFDIDIIFRKILLHFFDYYEQLIALLREDKTFINLLKILFGPKIDINPPDIDELIIYGLIKKGEKYFIAFSEHFQNYLKYKEREENIEIDKWRLISQAEKGLRQLILNVFKDNFGDSWEEYYLNKYNNIPDKKKRLNEIFDMLKNAYQRDIEQYGSLALNLTLLDQTYIHQLFDYFILFSWDDLFKTIFKKDKSYWNEVKKYLEKVRNPMAHQKIEVLLESDIIKAEEYCKEILTIIENYRFA, encoded by the coding sequence ATGCCAAATAATCTTGCTATTATTGGTTATCCGAGAATTGGGAAAAGCAGTTTAGCCAAACAGGCGGTTATTCAGAAAAAAGAATGCCTGCTTCAAGAAAATAAGATTGCTATCTGGATTGATTTTTCAGGCTTTTCCAGTCGTGAAGCTTTTTTTAAAGGTTTAGTTAGATATTCATTTGAAAATCTAAAGCGTTCAGGAAAATCCATTGATGATGAAGTGGAGAAACAGGCAGCAGAAGTATTAGGTAAACAAAAGGTATGGGATGATCTGAAATATGACATTGAAATCTATTTTGAGGTATTGCGGTCAAAGGGATATTATACAATATTTATTTTAGACGAATTTGATGAAGCAAGGAACAAATTTGACAACAATCCAGAGGCGTTCAGAGAAATGAGGCATTTGGGTTATGATTCCGAACAATATGGAATTGCATTTGTAACTACTTCCCGTAGAAGCATACGGGACATTGAAATTCAAAGCAAAGTCAGCTCGACTCTTGATGGTATATTTGGAAAAGAATATCTGACAGCATATAATTTACAAGAAATTTTTGAATATTACAGGCTGTATGAAGATATTGGAATAAATCTGAGTGAAAATCAAAAAAAACAGATTAAATATTATTGCGGAGGACATCCTTATCTGCTGGCTTCACTGGGTTTTGAAATAGTTGAAACATTTAAGGAAAAAAAAGATTTTGATATTGATATAATTTTTAGAAAAATCCTGTTACATTTTTTTGATTATTATGAGCAGTTAATAGCACTATTAAGAGAAGATAAAACTTTTATAAATCTTTTGAAAATTCTTTTTGGCCCTAAAATTGATATAAATCCACCTGATATTGACGAATTAATTATCTATGGTCTTATAAAAAAAGGCGAGAAATATTTTATTGCTTTTTCTGAACACTTTCAGAATTATTTGAAATACAAAGAAAGAGAAGAAAACATAGAAATAGATAAATGGAGATTGATCAGTCAGGCAGAAAAAGGATTAAGACAGCTTATTTTGAATGTGTTCAAAGATAATTTTGGTGACAGTTGGGAAGAATACTATCTCAATAAATACAATAATATTCCAGATAAAAAGAAAAGGCTGAATGAAATTTTTGATATGCTCAAAAATGCATATCAAAGAGATATTGAACAATATGGCAGTTTGGCTTTAAACTTAACATTACTTGATCAAACTTACATCCATCAGTTATTTGATTACTTTATTCTTTTTTCTTGGGATGATCTGTTTAAAACAATATTTAAAAAAGATAAAAGTTATTGGAATGAAGTAAAGAAGTATTTGGAAAAAGTAAGAAATCCTATGGCACATCAAAAAATTGAAGTACTGCTGGAGTCCGATATTATAAAAGCTGAAGAATATTGCAAAGAAATATTGACAATCATAGAAAATTACAGATTTGCCTAA
- a CDS encoding DUF58 domain-containing protein: MVFFGAAVSAIMGIDTGRTLCYQIFSFLSCLLLVSICVSFFFRPCLSVKRFLPEMATAGSPLRYRAAIKNLSKKKYNDLFFIEIQADPVPDFQTFLRIPEPGEEKRNFFDRAVKYYRWEWLISMKTMAKITPHSIPPVMPGEEAVIHCEIFPQKRGVLHLSGFFIARPDFFGLFYAMKKISLPQSVVILPRRCNLPQPELEGKRQYQSGGVSLSSSVGDSEEFVSLRDYRPGDPLKRIHWKSWAKTGRPVVKEYQGEFYVRHALILDTFEIHEYSTRFEEAVSAAASFACNMETRESLLDLMFVGTQAYCFTTGRSLGHLDNTLKILASARPCYDKPFKSLGALVMEKASALSSCICILLSWDDERKTLVKNLKSMGVSVVVFLFLESNKDKFIDYGPMADTPDRFFMLVEQETPG, from the coding sequence ATGGTCTTTTTTGGTGCTGCAGTCTCTGCTATAATGGGAATTGATACTGGCAGAACTCTTTGTTATCAGATTTTTTCCTTTTTATCCTGCCTGCTTTTAGTGTCCATATGTGTAAGTTTTTTTTTCAGACCTTGTTTAAGTGTTAAGCGGTTTCTTCCTGAAATGGCAACAGCAGGAAGCCCTTTAAGATACAGGGCAGCAATAAAAAATCTTTCAAAAAAAAAATATAACGACCTTTTTTTTATAGAAATCCAGGCAGACCCTGTTCCTGATTTTCAAACCTTTCTAAGAATACCTGAACCAGGTGAAGAAAAACGCAATTTTTTTGACCGGGCTGTGAAATACTATAGGTGGGAATGGCTTATATCCATGAAAACAATGGCAAAAATAACCCCTCATTCAATACCCCCAGTCATGCCTGGCGAAGAAGCAGTAATTCATTGTGAAATCTTTCCTCAAAAGCGCGGGGTGCTTCATTTATCAGGGTTTTTCATTGCCAGACCTGATTTTTTCGGCCTTTTTTATGCCATGAAAAAAATCTCCCTTCCCCAGTCTGTTGTTATCCTGCCCAGGCGCTGTAACCTGCCTCAGCCTGAGCTGGAAGGAAAGCGCCAATACCAGTCAGGCGGGGTATCTCTTTCATCTTCAGTAGGAGATTCAGAAGAATTTGTATCCCTGAGAGATTACAGACCTGGCGATCCTTTAAAAAGGATTCACTGGAAAAGCTGGGCAAAAACCGGCAGACCTGTGGTTAAGGAATATCAGGGAGAGTTTTATGTGCGTCATGCACTGATACTTGATACATTCGAGATACATGAATACAGCACCAGGTTTGAGGAAGCTGTTTCTGCTGCAGCTTCATTTGCCTGCAACATGGAAACCCGTGAATCACTTCTTGACCTTATGTTTGTAGGAACCCAGGCATATTGTTTTACAACAGGCCGGAGTCTGGGACACCTTGATAATACCCTGAAAATCCTGGCTTCAGCCAGACCATGTTACGACAAGCCTTTTAAATCCCTTGGTGCCCTGGTTATGGAAAAAGCATCTGCATTAAGTTCCTGCATATGTATCCTGCTGTCCTGGGATGATGAAAGAAAAACCCTGGTTAAAAATCTTAAAAGCATGGGTGTTAGTGTTGTTGTTTTTTTATTTTTAGAATCAAACAAAGACAAATTCATTGATTACGGGCCTATGGCTGATACCCCTGACAGATTTTTTATGCTTGTGGAGCAGGAAACGCCTGGTTAG